From Odontesthes bonariensis isolate fOdoBon6 chromosome 21, fOdoBon6.hap1, whole genome shotgun sequence, a single genomic window includes:
- the eftud2 gene encoding 116 kDa U5 small nuclear ribonucleoprotein component: MEADLYDEFGNYIGPELDSDDDDEDLEAEDRDVDEGDEDDDDEPADADDDVPGMEVVLHEDKKYYPTAEEVYGPEVETIVQEEDTQPLTEPIIKPVKHRQFTLMEQELPATVYDMEFLADLMDGPELIRNVTLCGHLHHGKTCFVDCLIEQTHPEIRKRDDVDLRYTDILFTEQERGVGIKSTPVTMVLPDSRGKSYLFNIMDTPGHVNFSDEVTSSMRISDGVVLFIDAAEGVMLNTERLIKHAVQERMAITICINKVDRLIVELKLPPTDAYYKLRHIVDEVNGLLSTYSTDENLVVSPLLGNVCFASSQYHICFTLGSFAKIYSDTYGDINYNEFAKRLWGDIYFNPKTRKFTKKAPSSNSQRSFVEFVLEPLYKILSQVVGDVDTSLPRVLDELGIHLTKEELKLNIRPLLRLVCNRFFGEFTGFVDLCVQHIPSPQEGAKAKIEHTYTGGLDSDLGDAMAECDPEGPLMCHTTKMYSTEDGVQFHAFGRVLSGTIQAGQPVKVLGENYTLEDEEDSQVCTVGRLWISVARYQIEVNRVPAGNWVLIEGCDQPIVKTATITEPRGNEEAQIFRPLKFNIASVIKIAVEPVNPSELPKMLDGLRKVNKSYPSLTTKVEESGEHVILGTGELYLDCVMHDLRKMYSEIDIKVADPVVTFCETVVETSSLKCFAETPNKKNKITMIAEPLEKGLAEDIENEVVQITWNRKKLGEFFQTKYDWDLLAARSIWAFGPDTTGPNILVDDTLPSEVDKALLGSVKDSIVQGFQWGTREGPLCDEPIRNVKFKILDAVIAQEPLHRGGGQVIPTARRVVYSAFLMATPRLMEPYYFVEVQAPADCVSAVYTVLARRRGHVTQDAPIPGSPLYTIKAFIPAIDSFGFETDLRTHTQGQAFALSVFHHWQIVPGDPLDKSIVIRPLEPQPAPHLAREFMIKTRRRKGLSEDVSISKFFDDPMLLELAKQDVVLNYPM, translated from the exons ATGGAGGCTGATTTGTATGATGAGTTTGGGAACTACATCGGTCCTGAGCTCGACTCtgacgatgatgatgaagatCTGGAGGCAGAGGACAGAGACGTTGATGAG GGTGACGAAGATGACGATGACGAGCCTGcggatgctgatgatgatgtcCCGGGCATGGAGGTGGTCCTGCATGAGGACAAGAAGTACTATCCCACAGCGGAGGAGGTTTATGGGCCAGAGGTGGAAACTATTGTACAGGAGGAAGACACACAACCTCTTACAG aACCCATCATCAAGCCTGTGAAGCACAGGCAGTTCACTTTGATGGAACAGGAGCTACCTGCCACTGTTTACGACATGGA GTTTCTTGCAGACCTGATGGATGGTCCTGAGCTGATCCGTAACGTCACCCTGTGTGGTCACCTCCACCATGGCAAG ACCTGCTTTGTGGATTGCCTGATTGAACAGACACACCCAGAAATTAGGAAGAGGGATGACGTGGAT CTCCGGTACACAGACATCCTCTTTACAGAGCAGGAG AGAGGAGTTGGCATCAAAAGTACTCCTGTCACGATGGTCCTGCCTGACTCCAGAGGGAAATCCTATCTTTTTAACATCATGGATACACCAG GACATGTGAACTTCTCCGACGAGGTTACGTCCAGCATGAGGATCTCGGATGGCGTTGTCCTCTTCATAGACGCAGCAGAAGGA GTGATGCTGAACACAGAACGTTTGATCAAACACGCTGTTCAGGAGCGCATGGCCATCACCATCTGCATCAACAAGGTGGATCGGCTCATCGTGGAGCTCAAACTGCCTCCAACAGATGCGTATTATAAGCTTCGCCACATTGTGGATGAGGTCAACGGTTTGCTCAG TACATATTCCACAGATGAGAACTTGGTGGTGTCTCCTCTTCTTGGAAATGTGTGCTTCGCCAGCTCTCAGTACCACATCTGCTTCACCCTGGGGTCCTTTGCAAAGATCTACTCAGACACCTATG GTGACATTAACTATAATGAGTTTGCAAAGAGGCTCTGGggagacatttatttcaacccCAAAAC TCGCAAGTTCACAAAGAAAGCTCCCAGCAGCAACTCCCAGCGCAGCTTTGTGGAATTTGTCCTGGAGCCTCTCTACAAGATCCTCTCACAG GTGGTCGGGGATGTGGACACATCTCTCCCGCGTGTTTTGGATGAGCTCGGTATCCACCTGACTAAGGAGGAACTGAAGCTGAACATAAGACCCCTGCTTAGGCTGGTCTGTAATCGCTTCTTTGGAGAGTTCACTG GTTTTGTGGACTTGTGCGTGCAACACATTCCGTCACCACAAGAGGGCGCAAAGGCAAAGATAGAACACACTTACACTGGAGGTCTCGACTCAGATTTGGGGGACGCCATGGCAGAGTGTGATCCTGAA GGTCCTTTGATGTGCCACACCACTAAGATGTACAGCACAGAGGATGGCGTTCAGTTCCACGCGTTTGGCAGGGTGCTGAGCGGGACCATTCAGGCAGGCCAGCCCGTTAAGGTTTTAGGAGAGAACTACACGCTCGAGGATGAAGAGGACTCCCAGGTTTGCACTGTGGGCCGTCTCTGGATTTCTGTCGCCAG ATACCAGATTGAAGTGAATCGAGTGCCTGCAGGAAATTGGGTCCTCATCGAGGGCTGTGATCAGCCAATCGTCAAAACTGCCACAATTACAGAGCCCAGGGGGAATGAAGAG GCTCAGATTTTCAGGCCGTTAAAGTTCAACATAGCGTCGGTTATCAAGATTGCAGTGGAGCCAGTTAACCCATCAGAGCTGCCAAAGATGTTGGATGGCCTGAGGAAGGTCAACAAAAGCTACCCTTCTCTCACCACAAAG GTGGAGGAGTCGGGAGAACACGTTATCTTAGGAACAGGAGAGCTGTACCTGGATTGCGTCATGCACGACCTGCGGAAAATGTATTCCGAGATCGACATTAAA GTCGCCGACCCAGTTGTGACTTTTTGCGAAACGGTTGTGGAGACGTCATCACTTAAGTGCTTCGCAGAGACGCCGAACAAAAA GAATAAGATCACCATGATTGCTGAGCCCTTGGAGAAGGGACTTGCCGAGGATATAGAGAACGAAGTGGTGCAGATCACATGGAACAG GAAGAAGCTGGGAGAGTTTTTCCAGACCAAGTACGACTGGGATCTGCTGGCTGCCAGGTCTATATGGGCCTTCGGACCAGACACAACAGGACCAAACATTCTTGTCGACGACACATTGCCTTCTGAG GTGGACAAAGCGCTTCTGGGTTCAGTCAAGGACAGCATTGTTCAGGGCTTCCAGTGGGGCACCAGGGAGGGGCCGCTGTGTGACGAGC CCATCAGGAATGTCAAGTTTAAGATCCTGGATGCTGTGATCGCTCAGGAGCCCCTGCACAGAGGAGGAGGCCAGGTCATCCCCACAGCCAGGAGAGTGGTGTACTCTGCGTTTCTCATG GCCACTCCCAGGTTGATGGAGCCATATTACTTTGTAGAGGTTCAGGCTCCAGCTGACTGTGTGTCAGCGGTCTACACGGTGCTCGCTCGGAGAAG GGGTCATGTCACCCAGGATGCTCCTATTCCTGGCTCTCCACTCTACACAATTAAGGCTTTCATCCCAGCCATCGACTCCTTTGGCTTTGAGACGGACcttcgcacacacacacagggccaGGCCTTTGCTCTGTCTGTGTTCCATCATTGGCAG ATTGTTCCTGGTGACCCCCTGGATAAGAGTATTGTGATCAGGCCTCTTGAGCCCCAGCCTGCCCCCCACCTGGCCAGAGAGTTCATGATCAAGACCCGAAGGCGCAAG GGTCTGAGTGAAGATGTGAGTATCAGCAAGTTCTTCGACGATCCTATGTTGTTGGAGCTGGCAAAACAAGACGTGGTGCTTAATTATCCCATGTGA
- the phospho1 gene encoding putative phosphatase phospho1 isoform X1: MGESIFNCCYVPPHPPGEEEPHRSGRSEIMASHSARISSDKRFIIFFDFDETIVDETSDDMVVQAAPGQHLPAWLKDTYQPGRYNEYMQRVLAYLAEQGVTESDIRNIMEKIPASPGMLTLFQFLRTRPVQDFEVVLVSDANTFFIESWLRRAGARQLFHRVFTNPSTFNKDGRLVMRPFHSHDCPRCPDNMCKQAVVRDYVARRTQERGRPYQRIFYVGDGANDFCPALSLGPRDVAFPRRDFPMHRLITETHESVPGEFKAVTVPWVSGEDVVQRLRKLVAE, encoded by the coding sequence ATGGGGGAGTCAATCTTCAACTGCTGTTATGTCCCACCTCACCCCCCAGGCGAGGAGGAACCGCACAGGTCCGGCCGCTCGGAGATCATGGCCTCTCATTCAGCTCGCATCTCCTCAGACAAGCGCTTCATCATCTTCTTTGACTTCGACGAAACCATCGTGGATGAAACGAGCGACGACATGGTGGTGCAGGCCGCCCCGGGTCAGCACCTGCCCGCCTGGCTGAAGGACACCTACCAGCCCGGCCGCTACAACGAGTACATGCAGCGCGTGCTGGCCTACCTGGCGGAGCAAGGCGTCACCGAGAGTGACATCCGCAACATCATGGAGAAGATCCCAGCCTCCCCCGGCATGCTCACCCTCTTCCAGTTCCTCCGCACCCGGCCCGTACAGGACTTTGAGGTGGTGCTGGTGTCCGACGCCAACACCTTCTTCATTGAGTCTTGGCTCCGACGCGCCGGGGCCCGTCAGCTCTTCCACCGAGTCTTCACCAACCCGTCCACCTTCAACAAGGACGGACGGCTGGTGATGCGGCCCTTCCACTCCCACGACTGCCCACGTTGCCCAGACAACATGTGCAAGCAGGCGGTCGTCAGGGACTATGTGGCGCGCAGGACGCAGGAGCGCGGCCGCCCCTACCAGAGGATCTTCTACGTGGGAGACGGAGCCAACGACTTCTGCCCAGCGTTGTCCCTCGGGCCCAGAGACGTGGCATTCCCGCGTAGGGACTTCCCCATGCACCGGCTGATCACGGAGACCCACGAATCCGTGCCCGGGGAGTTCAAAGCGGTCACGGTGCCCTGGGTGAGCGGGGAGGATGTGGTGCAGCGGCTGAGGAAGCTGGTGGCAGAGTAG
- the phospho1 gene encoding putative phosphatase phospho1 isoform X2, which yields MASHSARISSDKRFIIFFDFDETIVDETSDDMVVQAAPGQHLPAWLKDTYQPGRYNEYMQRVLAYLAEQGVTESDIRNIMEKIPASPGMLTLFQFLRTRPVQDFEVVLVSDANTFFIESWLRRAGARQLFHRVFTNPSTFNKDGRLVMRPFHSHDCPRCPDNMCKQAVVRDYVARRTQERGRPYQRIFYVGDGANDFCPALSLGPRDVAFPRRDFPMHRLITETHESVPGEFKAVTVPWVSGEDVVQRLRKLVAE from the coding sequence ATGGCCTCTCATTCAGCTCGCATCTCCTCAGACAAGCGCTTCATCATCTTCTTTGACTTCGACGAAACCATCGTGGATGAAACGAGCGACGACATGGTGGTGCAGGCCGCCCCGGGTCAGCACCTGCCCGCCTGGCTGAAGGACACCTACCAGCCCGGCCGCTACAACGAGTACATGCAGCGCGTGCTGGCCTACCTGGCGGAGCAAGGCGTCACCGAGAGTGACATCCGCAACATCATGGAGAAGATCCCAGCCTCCCCCGGCATGCTCACCCTCTTCCAGTTCCTCCGCACCCGGCCCGTACAGGACTTTGAGGTGGTGCTGGTGTCCGACGCCAACACCTTCTTCATTGAGTCTTGGCTCCGACGCGCCGGGGCCCGTCAGCTCTTCCACCGAGTCTTCACCAACCCGTCCACCTTCAACAAGGACGGACGGCTGGTGATGCGGCCCTTCCACTCCCACGACTGCCCACGTTGCCCAGACAACATGTGCAAGCAGGCGGTCGTCAGGGACTATGTGGCGCGCAGGACGCAGGAGCGCGGCCGCCCCTACCAGAGGATCTTCTACGTGGGAGACGGAGCCAACGACTTCTGCCCAGCGTTGTCCCTCGGGCCCAGAGACGTGGCATTCCCGCGTAGGGACTTCCCCATGCACCGGCTGATCACGGAGACCCACGAATCCGTGCCCGGGGAGTTCAAAGCGGTCACGGTGCCCTGGGTGAGCGGGGAGGATGTGGTGCAGCGGCTGAGGAAGCTGGTGGCAGAGTAG